Part of the Candidatus Neomarinimicrobiota bacterium genome is shown below.
CCCGGTCCAGTGTCCAGGAACTGAGTCCGTTCATGGCATACAGGCGTAAACTATCTCCATAGCGCCTCCGAATTCCCTCAAAAAGGGACACGGCAAAGTTGCGGTTCACTGTAAGATTGTCGTCCTCAAAATCCAGAACTTTCACACCCCGGCGGACCAGTTGATCAATCTCTTCCAACACGGCTTCCACGGGCCGGTAGCGAATTTTCCGTCCGAAGGTCCGCTCGATGGTACAAAAACCGCAATGATAGGGGCAGCCCCGGCTGGTTTGCACCATAGCCATGGGGTATCCGCCTACAGTGTAATCTGCCGCGTTAATCAATTCATGAGCCACATGGATGTGCTCCACAGGTGTGAAAGGGCTTTCTACCACCCGGGGTTGAAACCCCGGTTGGTGTGGGGCGTCTTGTCCCCGGGATTGAAATCCCGAGTTGTGCGGGTCCGCCACCTCCCGAGGTTGAAACCCCGGGAGGTGGAGAAGGGCTCCCACGGTGTCCCGAAAAGAGACCTCGCCCTCGCCGGCGATGGCAAGATCGGCGGGAATGTCCTCCCCAAGGGAAAAAAGTCCGTCCCTCACGTTCTGGCCGCCTGCGATGATGAAAGCTTTCGGACAGGCTTTACGGGCAAGGCGAATGGTTTTGATGGCTTCATGGGAATAGGTGTAAAAGTTTGAGCTTACGCCGATAATGTCCGGCGATTCCTTCCGGAAAAAGACTTCAATATTTTCCCAGTCCATACCAAAATGGTAATACTGGCGAAAGGACTTGAAGGGGGCATCCTCCCGGTTCAGAAGATCCCGGATGCGGGTGAAATTTTTCGGCAGAGGGATGGTCCGGCGGCTGCCTGTGTGGAGAAAATCGGCCACCTTGCAGGTGACAGGCAGATCATGGAGATATCCGGCCAGACTCAACAATCCCAGAGGATAGTGTCTGTCCGGCGTAGTATAAAAATCCTCAACAGGCGGTTGACACAACAAAATTTTCATTATCAGAAACGATAGACAAAACCGGCTTCCACGGTGGGACCACTCAGGTTTGTTTTTTCAGTATAGCTGCGGGTGGTAGCCGTATTTTCTGAATATTGGGTGATGCGGGTTTCGGTATAGGGTGTGGCCAGAAGGTATCCCAGCCGAAGGACGGGGGAAAATTCATTCCGGGGAGCAAGACGGATGCGGAGCCAGGTCTGCAATTCCACCGGCGCCTGCAGATTGAGGGCGCCGTCACCCAGGGCAAATTTCCGGTCCGCCGAAATGAGTCCCAGATCCACCCCCAGATCCACTCGCATCAGAGCAGTGTTCACAAGAGCTGTTGACGCCGTCCCGTATAAACTGATAAAAGTGATTTGATCCTTTAATTCCACCTGCTGACCGGTGAGGGAGTCCTGATCATCCATCACATCTTCCATGTAACGGCCCACGCATTTGTACCGAATCCGAAACCCACCGCCCCAGGTGAGATGGGCGGTTTGTGTTTCCAGTACCACACCGATCCCGGGAAGATGACGCGTATCCTGATGGTTGGTCAGGCGGAGGTCCGGTTCAAATTCAAAAGATTGCTGATAATTTCCCATGACGGAAAAAAGATAGACCTGAGCCGACAAACCTGAAGCCAGGATGATGAGAAAAACGGGGATTAACAAGCAATGATTTTTCATGGATGTAAATTAGGACTTATAACGGTTGAATCAAATGGGGAAGTCAATAGTAGATGGGATTGGGTGGTGATTGACAGCCCCGGACTTCAGTACGGGGGAATGAAGCGGCAGTCATTAGTCGGCAGTTGTCAGTCGGCAGTCGTCAGTCGTCAGTCATCAGTCGGCAGTGGACAGTCTAAAGTCGATTGATTAAATGGATAATTGAGGGATTGGTTGGCA
Proteins encoded:
- a CDS encoding B12-binding domain-containing radical SAM protein translates to MKILLCQPPVEDFYTTPDRHYPLGLLSLAGYLHDLPVTCKVADFLHTGSRRTIPLPKNFTRIRDLLNREDAPFKSFRQYYHFGMDWENIEVFFRKESPDIIGVSSNFYTYSHEAIKTIRLARKACPKAFIIAGGQNVRDGLFSLGEDIPADLAIAGEGEVSFRDTVGALLHLPGFQPREVADPHNSGFQSRGQDAPHQPGFQPRVVESPFTPVEHIHVAHELINAADYTVGGYPMAMVQTSRGCPYHCGFCTIERTFGRKIRYRPVEAVLEEIDQLVRRGVKVLDFEDDNLTVNRNFAVSLFEGIRRRYGDSLRLYAMNGLSSWTLDRELLTLMRQAGFVMLNLSVGTLSAVSLRESGRVDSREDFARAAHIAHKLGMKVMGYFIAGLPGEGYAEGLETLRFLRSLPVVPGISPFYYIPGQTLRIPRIPADPRDARLTRFYPSHEGITEEELVVLFEQTRLAAASRLEAGT